A single window of Treponema denticola ATCC 35405 DNA harbors:
- a CDS encoding DUF4261 domain-containing protein, translating to MGILNNIFGKKNEKPENKGQLILSMPMFKGDRGYSLDKVIQDLKSYWGLKVGEIEGDDNTATFKIDEELVALALMPAPIPAAEFESIYNYSYLWKDAEKEIQEHTQHAIVSLLGSNTPAVERYSLLSKLNASILRTCETAIGIYQGASTLLLPKNLYIDFTDLLLDDILPIQLWVYIGIINSDEKSSVYTYGMKEFGKSEIEIIDAKMKGSELYDFLLPVLDYVLQQDVTLQHGETIGFTEEQKIKITESKAVFLDGNSLKLEL from the coding sequence ATGGGAATTCTAAATAACATATTTGGCAAGAAAAACGAAAAACCAGAAAATAAAGGACAACTTATCCTGTCTATGCCGATGTTCAAAGGCGATAGAGGGTATTCTCTGGATAAGGTTATACAGGATTTAAAATCATATTGGGGACTTAAGGTTGGTGAGATAGAGGGAGATGATAATACTGCCACATTTAAAATCGACGAGGAACTTGTGGCTCTTGCATTGATGCCTGCACCGATACCTGCTGCGGAATTTGAATCCATATACAACTATTCTTACCTTTGGAAAGACGCCGAAAAAGAGATACAAGAGCATACCCAACATGCAATCGTATCGCTTTTAGGCAGCAATACACCGGCAGTCGAAAGATACTCTCTACTGTCCAAACTGAATGCTTCTATTCTGAGGACTTGTGAAACTGCGATAGGGATATATCAAGGCGCCTCGACGCTGCTGCTTCCAAAGAATCTTTATATCGATTTTACAGATCTCTTGTTGGACGATATACTGCCAATTCAGCTTTGGGTGTATATAGGTATTATCAATAGCGATGAAAAAAGTAGCGTTTATACTTATGGAATGAAGGAGTTCGGCAAATCTGAGATAGAAATAATAGATGCAAAAATGAAGGGCAGCGAACTATACGATTTCCTACTGCCTGTACTTGACTATGTCCTACAGCAGGATGTAACACTGCAACACGGAGAAACCATAGGATTTACCGAAGAACAGAAAATCAAAATCACAGAGTCGAAAGCAGTTTTTTTGGATGGGAACTCATTAAAATTAGAATTATAA
- a CDS encoding SMI1/KNR4 family protein → MQLIDKIKQIEKYICEHFEEWDLDDPVEEEYLDDYQEISGASEEEISAFEEKLGITLPEDFKELYRYKNGSKYLSILPCVIDEIEMPFNLMSLQTVTNTKEHFQNRDALLTEFTDYFTNEDIENMKDSRIKPYLFNKKWIPFAEYCDSCFLMLDFDPDTAGKEGQIICYIHDPDKVVYAAPSITELIDDIIAEID, encoded by the coding sequence ATGCAACTAATTGACAAGATTAAACAGATAGAAAAGTATATATGTGAGCATTTTGAAGAATGGGATTTGGATGATCCTGTCGAAGAAGAATATCTGGACGACTATCAGGAAATTTCCGGAGCTTCAGAGGAAGAAATATCAGCCTTTGAGGAGAAGCTCGGTATAACCCTTCCGGAAGACTTCAAAGAACTTTACCGATATAAAAATGGAAGTAAATACTTAAGTATTTTACCCTGCGTTATAGATGAAATAGAAATGCCGTTTAATCTGATGAGTTTACAGACTGTAACAAACACAAAAGAACATTTTCAAAACAGAGATGCGCTCTTAACGGAATTTACGGATTATTTTACAAACGAAGATATTGAAAATATGAAGGATAGCAGGATTAAACCCTATCTCTTCAATAAAAAATGGATTCCCTTTGCCGAATACTGCGACAGCTGCTTTCTGATGCTTGATTTTGATCCGGATACAGCGGGAAAAGAAGGTCAGATTATCTGCTATATTCATGATCCTGATAAAGTGGTTTATGCAGCGCCGAGTATTACGGAATTGATTGATGATATAATTGCAGAAATTGATTAA